The sequence CCAGATCGTTCGGGTCGCCGTACCGAGCCAGGACGATGTCGCGGCGTTGCCGGCGATCGCCCGCAAGTCGCAGCTCCCGGTGATCGCCGACATCCACTTCCAGCCCCGGTACGTCTTCGCCGCGATCGAGGCCGGCTGCGCGGCGGTACGGGTGAACCCGGGCAACATCCGGCAGTTCGACGACAAGGTCAAGGAGATCGCGAAGGCAGCCGGTGACGCGGGCGTACCGATCCGGATCGGCGTGAACGCGGGCTCGCTGGACAAGCGACTGCTGGCCAAGCACGGCAAGGCGACCGCGGAGGCGCTGGTCGAGTCGGCGCTGTGGGAGTGCTCGCTCTTCGAGGAGCACGGCTTCCGGGACATCAAGATCTCGGTGAAGCACAACGACCCGGTGGTGATGGTCCGGGCCTACCGGCAGCTCGCCGAGGCGTGCGACTACCCGCTGCACCTCGGGGTCACCGAGGCCGGGCCGGCGTTCCAGGGCACCATCAAGTCGTCGGTGGCCTTCGGCGCGCTGCTCGCCGAGGGGATCGGGGACACCATCCGGGTGTCGCTCTCCGCTCCGCCGGTAGAAGAGATCAAGGTCGGCGCCGCGATCCTGGAGTCGCTCGGCCTGCGCGAGCGCGGTCTGGAGATCGTCTCCTGCCCGTCCTGCGGCCGGGCCCAGGTCGACGTGTACAAGCTCGCCGAGGAGGTCACCGCCGGCCTGGAGGGGCTACCGGTGCCGCTGCGGGTCGCCGTGATGGGCTGCGTCGTCAACGGCCCCGGTGAGGCGCGGGAGGCCGACCTGGGGGTGGCCTCCGGCAACGGCAAGGGCCAGATCTTCGTCAAGGGCCAGGTCATCAAGACCGTCCCGGAGGGTCAGATCGTGGAGACCCTCATCGAGGAGGCGCTCCGCCTCGCCGAGGAGATGGGTGCCGAGCTCCCCGAGGAGCTGCGGAGCCTGGCCGGCGGCGCCACCGTGACCGTGCACTGACCGCCCCCGTTCCCCGACGGGGTCGCCGAGTAGGCCGGTCGGCCAACGCTAGCTCCGCTGATCTGGCAGGCTGAAAACCGTGCTGACGACGCCGGTACGGCAACTCGGGGAATCGGAGCGTCGCGCAGTCGAGCAGCTGCTCGACCTCGACCCGTACGCGGGCGCCCAGGTCGCCGAGCGGGTCGCCGCGCGCGGGCTCGGCTGGTGGCGGTCCGAGGGACGGGTCCTCGGCTACGGCTCCCGTCGAAACCTGGAATCCGTCTGCTGGTTGGGCGGTAACCTCACCCCGGTGCTCGCGACCGAGCCCGCCATCGCCGCCTACGCCGACCTACTCGCCGGGCAGGAGCGACTCTGCTCGTCGATTGTCGGTCGGGCCGACGCGGTGCTCGGCCTCTGGGAGCGGCTCGCCTCCACCTGGGGCCCGGCCCGGGACGTCCGCCCCAACCAGCCGCTGCTCGCCACCGACACCGTGCCCGCCGTGGCCCCGGACCCGCAGGTGCGCCACGTGCGCCGCGGCGAGGTGGATCGGCTCTTCCCAGCCGCCGTGGCCATGTACACCGAGGAGGTCGGTGTCTCGCCGCTGGCAGAGGACGACGGGCGCGGCTACTACCGTCGGGTCCAGGACCTGGTTCGGGCCGGTCGGGCATACGTCCGCTTCGTTGACGGCGAGGTCGTCTTCAAGGCCGAGCTGGCGGTGGTGACCCGGCGTACCGCCCAGGTGCAGGGGGTCTGGGTGGCCCCCGAGTGGCGGGGCCGGGGGATCGCCGCGGCGGCGATGGCCGCCGTCGTCCGGGACGCGCTACACCGCTTCGCGCCCACGGTCAGCCTCTACGTCAACGACTTCAACCGGGCCGCCCGGCGGGTCTACGAGCGCTGCGGCTTCCGCCCGATGGGCACTCTGGCCACCGTCCTGTTCTGAGCGAGTAACACGCAGCCGGTCGCTGGATCGGCCCTTGCCGACAGCTCCGGCTGCCTCCGGCCCACATTGTCGAATGACCGCACGCCGACCACTGTCCTGCTCACGTCCGTCGTACCTCCGTCGGACGCCATTCGCCTGTTCTTCCGACCGCGTGAGGCGAATGTCGGCCCGGCCCCGAGCCGGGACGCGTCAGCGAGGAGGCAGGGCGGATGCGCGCAGTGCCGCGGCTAGCCACTCCCACGGGAACTGCTCCTGCGGCGCGTTGTTCACGGTCGTGACCAGCGCCATGTATCGGTCGAACGGTCCCTCCGGCAGCGGTGGCGTGCGGTCCCACTCCGCGCCCGCCAGCATGTGGTCGGCCGTCTGGATCCGGAACTCAGGAGTGTCCGGCGTCCCGGGGGCGTCCGGCGTCGCGAAGATGCCGGTCAGCCACCCGATCCACTGGTCGGCGACCGCCCGCCCCCGTGGCGAGTCCGGTGGCACCTGCTCCCGCGCCGCGTCCATCGCGGCCTGGCCGATCGGCGTGGCCGCCTCCAGGCTGTCCAGCATCGGCGACGAGGTCATCAGCGGCCCGGCCCCGGTGGTGCACACCTCGTACAGCTCACGGCGTACGGCCTGTCGAGCCTCGGTGTCCCGGACCAGCTCGGCCAGCTCGATCCACGCCTCCAACTGCGCCGCGGTGGGATAGTCGGGCAGTTCCGGCCGCGCCGCCCGCCACCACTCAGTCATCCGTTCCGGCGGCTCCCAACCGGTGCAGACCTCGGTCCAGAACTCGTCGACCAACTGGTCGCGCTCCTCGTCCGACATTCCGGCCAGCTTGTGCATCAGCAATACCTGCTCGGCCGTGGAGTCCTGCCTGACGATCGTCGACAGCACCGCGCGACGCCTGCGCAGCCGCGCCTCCTGCCGTTCCAACAGGGCCAGGTGGGTGGCGGCCAACTCGCGCAACGTCGCCTCACCAGCCAGCACCCGCCGGATCTCGCCCAGGCCGGCACCGAGTTCCCGTAGCGTCCGGACCAGTTCCAGTCGAGCGATGGCCGACACGTCGTACAGGCGGTGACCGGCCGGGGTACTGGCGGAGGGTGTGACGACACCGGCGTCCGCGTAGTACCGGACGGTGCTGATGTTCAGGCCGGTCCGTCGGGCGACAACCCCGATGGGGTACAGCTGGTTCATCTCCACGAGGCTCACTATGCAATCTCCAGCGGCTTGAGATGCACGTTCTGCTCCAGCCGTCCTCCAGCCGGGTTCGAGCCACGTTCCCCGATGTCCAAGGCGTTCAGGAAGTGGAGACGACAGTGCGGTGCCGCTGGCGAGTGCACATGTCGTGCAGCTCTGACACCACGCCGGCCACCCCCGCAGCCGGGGGCGGCCGGAGCTTGAACATCAGCTTCGCCGACCGTCAGAACCGCCAGCCCAGCCCGTAGTGTCGGTCCCTGCTGCTTGGGTGGCGACATGAATAGCCGGCATGCCGCGGTGTGGACTGTCGTTCACCACGAGCGCGCGGCTCTCGTGCGCAGCCTCGAGACCCTGGCGCCCGAGCAGTGGAACGCTCCGACCGCCTGCCCCGGATGGGACGTCCACGACGTGGTCGCCCACCTCGTCGACACCGCGAAGACGACACGGCTCCGCTTCGTCCGAGACATGGTCACCGCCCACTTCGACTTCGACCGCCAGAACGCGCTCGGTATCGCACGTGAACGCTGCGAGGACCCGACGGACACCCTCGCCGCGTTCCGAGCGGTCGTGACCCGCACCAGCACCCCACCGGCCGCGCTCGTCACCCGCCTCATCGAGGCGTTCGTCCACGGCGAGGACATCCGACGGGCAGTGGGGCTCAGCGGCAACTACCCAGTGGAGCACGTGGCGGCAGCACTGAAATTCCAACTCCGGACGACGGTGAAGCTGGGCGGCGGCAGGGAGCGTGCGAGCGGGCTGCGACTGGTCACCTCCGACGCCTCCGTCGACAGTGGAGCTGGTGCCGAGGTGTGTGGAACGGCCCTCGCTCTCCTGCTCGCGGTCTCCGGTCGGCCGGTCGCACCCGACGAGCTCACCGGACCCGGGGCCGGGACCCTCGTCGAGCGCGTCGCCTCCTGACCTTGACGCAGGTGCGCACGGATCAGGCCGAGCCGAGGGCGGGCGCCGGGCGTACCGCGTTGCACAGTGGGTGATGCAGGGCGGCAGCGGTCCTCGCCCGTTCCGCCCCAACGGTGTGCACAGCGAGGAGTTCACCTTTCCGATGCCGGCAAACTCCGATGTTGAGATCGCCTTCAGGGAATGGGGACGACAGTGCGATGCCGCCAACGAGTTCGTCGCGCGAACGGAGCTGGATGCCCGAGGCGACGACGATGTGGAGCTACGAAAAGTCCTGGTCCACATGATGAGGAGTACGCACGCCACCTGGGCCACGCTGACCTTCTTCGGGAATGCATCGATGGGCGCAGAGGACAGTAGTCGGGCCAAAATGCGTTGAGCGACGGGTGCCCGCTGGGCGAGGCTGGGCGCTCCCGCACCGCTCGTCGTTAGGGTCTTCCGTGCGCCTGCTCCGTGACCTGTGGGCCACCGCGCCCCGCCGCATGACGGCCGTAGCCATCCTGGTCCTGCTCGGCGCCGGCGGCCAGGCCGCTGCCGCCGCGTTGGCCGGGCCGGTCCTGGTGCACCGCTCCGTCGGTGCCTTCGTTCTGCTCGCGGCGGCGCTGGTCGCCGCCGTGGTCAGCGGTCTCGTGGTCAATCTGGTGCTGGCGGGGGTGACCGCCGACTGGTCCGCCGCCGTCCGGCGCCGGCTCTGCCGGGTCGCCTTCGGGCAGGACCTGCCCACCTTGGAGGCGACGCCGGTCGGCGAACTACTCGACCGGATCGACGGCGATGTCTATCAGGTTGCCGCCGGGCTCCGGTCGCAAGGTATCCGGATCGTCCAGATGCTGACCGCGGGCCTGCTCTCCGCGGTCGTCGCGCTGGGTGTCTGGTGGCCCGGCGGGCTGACCATGCTGCTGCTCGCCGGTGCCCTCGTCGTCGTCCTGCGCGGGCCCACCGCGCGCATTGTTCCGGCCCGGATGGCCGAGGAAGCGGCCTGGTCCGATCTGGCCGCGGTGATGGAGGAGGCCGTCCACGGCCAGGATGACGTGCGGACCAGCCTCGCCCAGCCGTACGTGCTGCGGCTCTGGGCTACCCGGGCGGCGGCCGTGCTCTCCCGGGCGAGGCCGGTATGGCGGATGTCCGCCCGCGTCACCACCACGGCGGTCGGCGTCACCAGCGTCGGGATCGCCGCAGTGGTGCTCGTCGGAGCGTGGGCGCTGGCCAGCGGGCGGGTGGACGGCGCCCGACTGACCGCCGTGTGGCTGCTCGCCATCGCTTTCGGCGTGACCATCGAGCACGTCAGCCAGCTGGTGCCGGAGATCCAGTTCGCCCTCGGTGCCTGGGGTCGCGTGCGGCTGCTGGCGGACTGCCCGCAGGAGAGGGTGGGCGGGCTGGCCCCGGTTGACGGCGATCTGACGGTGCGGGGTCTGACCTTCCAATACCCGGTTGCCGACGGCGCCCGTGGGCCGGCCCTGCGCGACATCCACCTGACCTTCATCCGGGGCCGTTCGTACGCCGTGGTCGGCCGGACCGGTTCGGGTAAGTCCACGCTGGCGAAGGTGCTCACCCGCGCGGTCGAGGTACCGGCCGGAACGGTGCTGCTCGGCGGCCGCGACCTGCGCGACATCGATGTCGAGAAGCTGCGCCGTTGGGTGGCGGTGGTGCCGCAGCGTACCGAGATCCTGGCCGGCACCCTCGCCGAGAACATCGCCCTCTTCGACCCGGACCTCCTGGACGCCGCCGCCGATGCCCTGCGCGAACTCGGCCTCGACAGCTGGGTCACCGAACTCCCCGACGGTCTGCGGACCCGGCTCGGGGAGGGTGGGCACGTCCTCTCGGCCGGCCAGGAGCAGCTGGTCGCGTTCGCCCGGATTCTGGTACGCGACCCGCACGTGGTGATCCTGGACGAGGCGACCGCCCGGCTCGATCCGGTCACCGAGGCGCGGGTTCAGGCGGCCACCGAACGGCTGCTGCGCGACCGGATCGGCCTCGTCATCGCGCACCGGCTCTCCTCGGTGCGGCACTGCGACGAGGTGGTGGTGCTGGCCGACGGCGCGGTGCTCGAGGCCGGGCCGCTGCGGGAGTCGGGGCGTTTCGCCGAGCTGCTCGCCACCAGTCACGCCGCTACCAGCGACGCCGTCACCCCCGTCAGCACCAGCGCCCCCACGCCCGCCCAGGTCGGCGTTGGCGGCGGTGGCCCCGGTCGTGCCAGCGGTAGCGGTGTCGGCGGCGGGGTCGGGCTGCTGGACGGCCCGGAGCCGGACGCCAGGCCCGACCTCGGACCGGCGGCGGCCCCAGCGAAGCCCACGTCGCCGGTCGCCGTGGACGTCCGGCCACCGATGGTGGCCGAGGAGTGCCGACCGCCGGCCGAGGGCGCTCTGCCACCGACCGGGGGCGCCTCGACACCGACCGGGGGCGCCTCGCCGCCGCCGGTGGCCTCGCTCGGCCGAACGCTGCGGGAAATCTGGCGGCTGCTCCGCAACGACCCGCGGTACGGCCTGGCGGCGCTCGTGCCCTTCATCGTGCTGGTGTTGGTCGGCCTGGCCGGCCCGGTGCTGCCGTGGCTCTGGGCGGACGTGGTCGACGGTGTCAGGGAGCCGTGGCTACCGGCGCTGGGCATCGCGGCCGGGCTGCTGGCCATGCTCCCCTTCCACTGGTACTCAACATTGTGGTTCCAGGGCTGGTGGGTACGGCAGATGCTGCGGATCAACCTCCGGCTGGTGCACGGGCAGACCGGGCCGCGGCGGGTCGGTGGCTACACCCCCGCCGAGGTGGTCGCCCAGGGCGGTGACACCGAACGGGTCGTGGAGCTGGCCGACAACGCGCTGGACCAGTTCGTCGGCCTGGCCCTGCTGGTGACGATGACCGTGATCTCCGGCAGCGTCGTACCCGGGCTCTTCTTCGTCGGGACGATGGTGGCGTCCGCGTTGGTGGCCACCTCGTTCGGTCCGGCCCTGGAGCGCAGCGCACGGGCGACGGTGACGGCGCGGGCCGCGTACGCGACCGCGCTGGTCTCCGGGCTCTCCGCCGCGCGGACGGTGAAGTTGGCCGGCGCGACCGGGCCGGTGCTCGACCACCTCGCCGACCTGGACGCCACCCGCAGCCAGCGCCAGCGGCGGGAGATCTCCACCCAGGTGTGGTCCCGCTCCACGCCGTCGTTGGTCAGCGGGCTGCTACCGATCGGCGCGTGGGGGCTGTTCCTGGCCGGTGTGCTGTCGGCCGGCGCGACCCTGGTCGCCGTCTCCACTCTCGTCACGGCACGCTGGATCGCCTGGACCGCGGCGTCGTTGCTGTCCCAGGTCCCGTCGGCGCGGGTGTGGACCCAGCGGACGGTGGCGATGACCGGGGCGCCGGCGTACTCGGCGGCGCTGCCGGGAGTCGATCCGGCCGCCGGGACCGCTCCGGCGCCGTCGGCGCCGGCCCGGCACCCCCTGCATCGGCTCGAACTGGCCGGCTTCGGGGTCCGCCACTCGGACGGGGTGGCAGCGGTCCGCGATGTCGACCTGACGCTGGAACGCGGCCAGCTCGTCCTGGTGGTTGGTCCGGTCGGGTCAGGCAAGTCGTCGCTGCTACGGGCCCTCGCCGGGATCGTTCCGTACACAGGTCGGCTGATGTGGAACGGCGTACCGGTGACCGAGCCGGAGCTGTTTCTCCGCCCGCACCAGGTCGGCTACGTCGGTCAGCAGCCCCGGGTGCTCTCCGGGACGGTCGCCGACAACATCACCCTCGACCATCCGGTGGGCGCCGACGCGGCCGTGTCGACCGCCCAGCTCGAGCCTGACCTGGCGGCCTCCGGGGCCGGTCTCGGGCTGGCTATCGGGCACAAGGGCACCCGGCTCTCCGGCGGGCAGCTTCAGCGTCTCGCGCTGGCCCGTGCCCTCGCCCCGCGGAGCGAGCTGCTGGTCGCCGACGATGTCTCCTCCGCGCTGGATGTCACCACGGAGCTGGCGCTCTGGGCGGCGCTGCGACAGCACGGTGTCACCGTGCTGGGGTCGACCTCGAAACGGGCGGCGTTGCTCCGCGCCGACCACGTCCTGGTGTTGCGCGACGGCCGGGTGGCCGCCCAGGGCCGCTGGTGTGAGCTGGCGGCGCAGTGGTCCCACCTGGCCGGCTGACGGGCTAGCCCTGGTGCGGGGCGCGGGCTGCCGGCCGAGTCGGTCGGGACCGATGCCGGCCCCGCCCCAGCACCGGGGCGGGGCCGGATGGGCGATCCACTCAGGCGGGGGCCAAGGTCGGCTCCTCGCGCTGGCCGGGCCGAGAGTCGCGCTCGACCGGCTCATCGTCAACCAGGCTCCGTCGGCCGGCCGAGTCGTACGCGGTCCGGTCGAGGGTGCCCTCCCGGGCCGCCACGATCGTCGGCACGAGGGCCTGCCCGGCGACGTTGGTCGCGGTGCGGACCATGTCCAGGATGGGGTCGATGGCCAGCAGCAGGCCCGCGCCGGCCAGCGGCAGGCCGAGCGTGCTCAGCGTCAGCGTGAGCATGACGATCGCGCCGGTGAGGCCGGCGGTCGCCGCCGACCCGACCACGGAGACGAAGGCGATCAGCAGGTAGTCGGTGACGCCCAGCTCCACCCCGAAGACCTGCGCCACGAAGATCGCGGCCAGGGCCGGGTAGATCGCCGCGCAGCCGTCCATCTTCGTGGTGGCACCGAACGGGACCGCGAACGAGGCGTACTCGCGGGGGACTCCCAGCCGTTCGACCGCGCGCTGGGTCACCGGCATGGTGCCGACCGAGGAACGGGAGACGAAGGCCAGTTGGATCGCTGGTCCGGCACCAGCGAAGAAGCGCAGCGGGTTGAGTCGGCCGGCGCCGAGCAGCAGCAGCGGGTAGACCACGAACAGCACGATCGCGCAGCCGACGTAGACGGCGGTGGTGAAGCGGGCCAGTGGGGCCAGCAGGTCCCAGCCGTACGTGGCGACGGCCTTGCCGATCAGACCCAGGGTCCCGATCGGGGCGAGCCGGATCACCCACCACAGCGCCTTCTGGACGATTTCCAGTAGGGCCCGGTTGAGCTCGACGAACGGCTCGGCGGGCGGGCCGACCAGCAGGGCCGCCGCGCCGATGACGAGGGCGAGGAAGACGATCTGGAGGACGTTGCCCTCGACGAACGCGCCGACCGGGTTGGTCGGCACGATGCCGGAGAGGAAGTCGGTCCAGGCGCCGGTCTTGGTCGGGGCGGTGGCGTCGGCCGTGTCCAGGGTGACCCCGCGGCCGGGATCGGTGAGGAGCCCGAGGCCGATGCCGACGGTGACCGCGATGAGCGCGGTGGCACCGAACCAGAGCAGCGTTCGCAGCGCCAGCCGGGCGGCGTTGGCCACGCCCCGCAGACTGACCACGCTGACCACGATGGCGGTGAAGACCAGGGGTGGCACGGCCAGTTTGAGGAGCTGGACGAAGAGGCCACCGACGGTGTCGAGGCTGCTGGCCAGCCAGCTCAGCTCAGCGGCCCGGGCGAGGTAGCCGAGGGCCACGCCGAGGGCGAGGCCGAGCAGGATCTGCACGGAAAAGGGGATCTTGCGCATGAATGGTCCAAGTCTGGAGAAAAAGAAAGGTGCGGGGCGGCGTCAGAGCTGCGGCCGCGCCGGACAGACACCGCTGGCCTGTCGTCGAAGGTCGACGTACAAGCGCACGGTGAGATTCCAGACGTTGGTCATTGCCGGTTGACGCTACACCGCACTGCGCTGTTTCGGGAGCAGCGGACAGGTGACGCTCCCCACCTGGTGGCTCAGGCCACGCACCGCCGACCCCGGCCGGTCCGAGCGTCGATATTCTGACGCGGAGCGTCGCCCGGGATCCGGGCCCGCTCCACCCCCGACCTTCCCACCCCGAAGGACTCGCGATGACCGTGGCATATCTGGTGGCTGGTGTCCGTACTCCGATCGGGAGGTATGCCGGGGCGCTCGCCGGCGTCCGCCCCGATGACCTGGCCGCGCATGTGATCCGGGAGCTGCTCGCCCGGCACCCGACGGTGGACTGGGCCCGTACCGACGACGTGATCCTCGGCTGCGCGAACCAGGCCGGTGAGGACAACCGCAACGTGGCCCGGATGGCGGCGCTGCTCGGCGGGCTGCCCGAGCAGGTGCCCGGGAGCACGGTCAACCGGCTCTGCGGCTCCGGCCTGGACGCCCTCGCCATCGCCGCCCGCTCCATCGTCGCCGGTGAGGCCGACCTGGTGGTGGCCGGCGGGGTGGAGAGCATGAGCCGGGCGCCGTTCGTGTTACCCAAGGCTGAGACCGCGTTCTCCCGCAACGCGGAGGTCTACGACACCACCATCGGCTGGCGGCTGGTCAACCCGGTGCTGGAGCAGGGGTGGGGCATCGACTCGATGCCGGAGACCGCGGAGAACGTCGCTGCCGAGTACGGCGTCGCGCGTGCCACGCAGGACGAGTTCGCGTACCGCTCCCAGCAGCGCGTGGCGCAGGCGCAGGCCGACGGCCGGTTCGCCGAGGAGATCGTGCCGGTGCCCGCTCCCGCCGGCCGGCGGGGGACGACGGTGGTCGAGGTCGACGAGCATCCGCGGGAGACGTCGCTGGCGAAGCTGGCCGCGCTGCCCACCCCGTTCCGGGTGGGGGGCACGATCACCGCCGGCAACTCTTCCGGCGTCAACGACGGCGCGGTGGCGCTGCTGGTGGCGTCCGAGGCAGCACTCACGCGGTACGACCTGACCCCGTTGGCCCGGGTCGTCGGCTCCGCCGCGGCCGGTGTGTCGCCACGGGTGATGGGCGTCGGCCCGGTGCCGGCCACCCGCCGGCTCCTCGACCGGCACGGTCTGGGGGTGGGCGATCTGGACGTGGTCGAGCTGAACGAGGCGTTCGCCGCGCAGGCGGTGGCCGTCTTGCGGGAACTGGGCCTGCCGGAGGACGCCGAGCATGTCAATCCCAACGGGGGCGCGATCGCGTTGGGGCATCCGCTCGGCGCGAGTGGGGCCCGGCTGGCGCTGACCGCCGCCCTGGAGTTGCGTCGCCGGGGCGGCCGGCGGGCGCTGGCCACCATGTGCGTCGGCGTGGGCCAGGGCATCTCGCTGCTGTTGGAGTCCGTGGGGTGACCGGTGGCCCGCCCGCACCCTCCCGTTGGGAATGACGCACGCCTACAGTTATGTGCACCTAATGATCCGCGGGTCGGCCGGTGGCCTCCGCGTGTCCGTACGCGCCTCGACACCGGTTCCCTCCCGCACCGCGGCGACGACTTGGGGTGCAGCACTGTGCAGAAGCCGGACGGACTTCCCGCCGAGATCGACCTTTCCCGCCCGAGCGCGGCCCGGGTGTATGACTACTTTCTCGGCGGGGCCCACAACTTCGAGATCGATCGGCAGCTCGCCGAGCAGATCGCCAGCATGACGCCGAACCTCGCCGGCACCATGCGCGCCGGCCGCGAGTTCCTCCGCCGCGCGGTCCGGGTGCTGCTGGATGCCGGCATCGACCAGTTCCTCGACATCGGCTCCGGCATCCCGACCGTCGGCAACGTGCACGAGGTGGCCCAGGCGGTCAACTCGAAGGCCCGGATCGTCTACGTCGACATTGACCCGGTCGCGGTGGCGCACAGCCGGGAGCTGCTGGCGGGTAACGACTGGACCGGGGTCATCCAGGCCGACCTGCGTGATCCCGGGCACATTCTGGCCGAGGCCCGGGCGCTGAACCTGCTGGACTTCGACCGGCCGGTGGGCATCCTGCTCGCCGGGGTGGTGCACTTCGTCGGCGACGACGATCGCCCCGGAGACCTCCTCGCCACGCTCCGGGCCGCCGCCGCGCCCGGTAGTTACCTGGTGATCTCACACTCCACATTCGAGGACCAGCCGCGGGAGATGCTCGATGCCCAGCGGTTGTCGGCGCGTACCGACACCGAGATCACCCTGCGTTCCCGCGCCGAGATCACCGGCTTCTTCGGGGGCTGGACCCTGCTGGAGCCGGGGGTGGTCCACATGCCGTTGTGGCGGCCGGACTCTGCCTCCGACGTAGACGACAATCCGGAGCAGTTCGGTGCTTTCGGCGGCGTCGCCCGACACGACCAATCGGTGGGCTGATCGCGGTGGCCGTTGTCCTGGAGTCGGGAGGGCGCGACCGCAGCCAGGCCGGCGCCCAGGGGTACGCGGCCGAGTGGGCCCGCGCCGTACGCCGGCTCGGCTTCGTCCCGTTGAGCGCCGAGGAGACCCAGCGGCTGTTGCACCGGCACACCGTTCGGCTGGCCCAGGCGCTGCGCGCCGAGCCGTTCTCGTCCCACCCCGCGGCCCAGGTCGGCCGGGCGCTGGCCGAGGCGCACCTGACCGAGCCGGGGGTGCTCGACTGGTCGGTACGGGCACTCGGTGACCGCTTCCTCG comes from Salinispora tropica CNB-440 and encodes:
- a CDS encoding SAM-dependent methyltransferase — its product is MQKPDGLPAEIDLSRPSAARVYDYFLGGAHNFEIDRQLAEQIASMTPNLAGTMRAGREFLRRAVRVLLDAGIDQFLDIGSGIPTVGNVHEVAQAVNSKARIVYVDIDPVAVAHSRELLAGNDWTGVIQADLRDPGHILAEARALNLLDFDRPVGILLAGVVHFVGDDDRPGDLLATLRAAAAPGSYLVISHSTFEDQPREMLDAQRLSARTDTEITLRSRAEITGFFGGWTLLEPGVVHMPLWRPDSASDVDDNPEQFGAFGGVARHDQSVG